A genomic segment from Nicotiana tabacum cultivar K326 chromosome 9, ASM71507v2, whole genome shotgun sequence encodes:
- the LOC107776328 gene encoding RING-H2 finger protein ATL57, which yields MKFSIVQTRRLLLQANTDTTTALHSTMSSSDPTFQPMNDSVASAMNRPFKLTAPFDSSVALTILVLLTALFFMGFFSIYIRHFTADVTSEDRRRRNPSTPSTSGHSSCRKGVDPAVVKSLPLVSYHGPAEHLIEDCPICLTEFEASELVKLLPYCRHVFHQQCLDTWLATHVSCPLCRSTQFFKKADEVCLDVNEVENGNGVSG from the coding sequence ATGAAGTTTTCTATAGTACAAACCAGAAGACTATTACTACAAGCAAATACAGATACTACTACTGCTTTACATTCAACAATGAGCTCCTCCGACCCTACTTTCCAACCCATGAACGACTCTGTAGCTTCAGCAATGAACCGTCCCTTTAAGCTCACCGCCCCTTTTGACTCATCTGTGGCGTTAACCATTCTCGTCTTACTCACTGCTCTTTTTTTCATGGGTTTTTTCTCTATCTACATCCGCCACTTCACCGCCGACGTAACATCCGAAGACCGCCGCCGGAGAAACCCATCTACGCCGTCTACCTCCGGTCACAGTTCTTGCCGGAAAGGGGTGGACCCTGCGGTAGTAAAATCGTTGCCGTTGGTTTCTTATCATGGACCCGCGGAGCACCTGATCGAGGACTGTCCAATTTGTTTAACTGAGTTCGAAGCGAGTGAACTCGTTAAGCTCCTTCCGTACTGTCGGCACGTGTTTCATCAGCAATGTCTTGACACGTGGCTCGCCACGCACGTGTCTTGTCCGCTCTGTAGGTCTACTCAGTTTTTTAAGAAGGCGGATGAGGTTTGTTTAGATGTGAATGAGGTAGAAAATGGGAACGGTGTGAGTGGCTGA
- the LOC107776326 gene encoding uncharacterized protein LOC107776326 gives MAVAGLHNISAFGSSLFIESQSSVSRQRGEHDRPRTRASSILQMWRELEGEHVVSNSYAPTGDRQIPQRSDVENFDCDENQRCIYQSHIELDNYFDDGRSVSSDQYSDFGEAERERVRQIIQEWMNAGGKSHSQSLNASHVNNCSEAQCLGENEGRRVRIIRERVQTNIHQSGTSSPRDEVAAETGSQSEQVRDGLLVDHSQNGERKALRRRLCGRQALIDLMMRSQREREKELQGLLECKPVSDFAYRNRIQSLLRGRFLQNGRLTNGERTASNAASELGLLRQRHTVSDLREEILSRLDDNVRGSTSNMQPSSAKDDPQPSQSDSEQEVIDECYDQAELINEEREMNGSRVLANSESTICEHVNRQYNIDQIAETSEQAGGDEDHEQATSNLEFSSSLPEIQNNGNRNLVENAGNGWLPEAAAIEGSLRGHVQDYHATFHDNDAPQSEPSDSHDVVDGHFRDFERNIFEYYDWEGSSAQEEEVEEIIAEPEENDLQQAEEPEEFATELEESESRPFYADQNEWVDDVTENMGGDAQEGAPNQSYPENLGSDIEEQNHAQEPHDEWHEEAIDDWFDTPSGQDDGSIERVDTFYTPDDDNVYSIELRELLSRRRVSNLLNSSFRQSLNQLIQSYVERQGHASFDWDMDEASSYPSDAEHEQQENVIRDGPQEGNPFAMLPPQEAPSQSHWNHETEHQNLPRQNPHHPMGELEWDIINELKIDMAILHQRMNDMQRMLQTCMEMQVELQRSVRQEVSAALNRCAGSTDVDVCGDILLNDESKWDNVRKGLCCLCCNNNIDSLLYRCGHMCTCSECAEKLVHEKAKCPMCLAPVVEVIRAFSIQ, from the exons ATGGCTGTTGCTGGCTTGCATAATATTTCTGCATTTGGTTCTTCTTTATTTATAGAGTCTCAGTCCTCGGTGTCGAGGCAACGGGGTGAACATGATAGGCCGAGAACCCGGGCTTCATCTATTCTTCAAATGTGGAGGGAGCTTGAGGGTGAGCACGTGGTGAGTAATTCCTATGCCCCTACTGGAGATAGGCAAATACCACAGAGGAGTGATGTTGAGAATTTTGACTGTGACGAGAATCAAAGGTGTATATATCAAAGCCATATCGAGCTGGACAACTACTTTGATGATGGCCGAAGTGTTAGTTCTGATCAATATAGTGATTTTGGGGAGGCTGAACGCGAAAGAGTTAGGCAGATTATTCAGGAGTGGATGAACGCTGGTGGAAAGAGCCATTCACAGTCATTGAATGCCTCACATGTGAACAACTGTTCTGAGGCACAGTGTTTAGGGGAAAATGAAGGCAGACGGGTGAGAATCATAAGGGAGCGGGTGCAAACGAATATTCATCAGAGTGGCACAAGTTCTCCTAGAGATGAAGTTGCTGCTGAAACCGGCTCTCAATCTGAACAAGTGCGTGATGGTTTGTTGGTCGATCATTCACAAAATGGAGAGAGAAAGGCCTTGCGCAGAAGACTCTGTGGCAGACAAGCTCTCATTGATTTAATGATGAGGTCTCAGAGGGAAAGGGAAAAAGAACTTCAGGGACTGTTGGAATGTAAGCCTGTATCAGACTTTGCCTATCGCAATCGGATTCAG TCATTACTCAGGGGAAGGTTTCTGCAAAATGGAAGATTGACAAATggtgaaagaactgcttcaaatGCAGCGAGTGAGCTGGGCTTACTGAGGCAAAGACATACTGTGTCTGATTTAAG GGAAGAAATTTTGTCCAGATTGGATGATAATGTGCGTGGTTCTACAAGTAATATGCAGCCGTCCTCTGCAAAGGATGACCCTCAACCATCTCAATCAGATAGTGAACAAGAGGTAATAGACGAATGCTATGATCAAGCTGAACTTATTAATGAAGAGAGAGAGATGAATGGGTCTCGTGTGTTAGCGAACTCAGAAAGCACAATTTGTGAGCATGTGAATCGTCAATATAACATTGACCAAATAGCTGAAACTTCTGAGCAAGCTGGAGGAGATGAGGATCACGAGCAAGCCACGTCAAATTTGGAGTTTTCTAGTAGTTTACCTGAAATACAAAATAATGGCAATAGAAACTTGGTGGAAAATGCTGGTAACGGATGGTTGCCCGAAGCTGCGGCTATTGAAGGCAGTCTGCGAGGTCATGTACAAGATTACCATGCAACCTTCCATGACAATGATGCACCACAAAGTGAGCCAAGTGATTCTCATGATGTGGTAGATGGTCATTTTCGTGATTTCGAGAGAAATATCTTTGAATATTATGACTGGGAAGGTTCATCAGCTCAAGAAGAGGAGGTGGAGGAAATTATTGCAGAGCCTGAAGAAAATGATTTGCAGCAAGCGGAAGAGCCAGAAGAATTTGCAACAGAACTTGAGGAAAGTGAGTCGCGGCCTTTTTATGCTGATCAGAATGAATGGGTAGATGATGTCACAGAAAACATGGGTGGAGATGCGCAAGAAGGTGCTCCTAATCAATCTTATCCGGAAAATTTGGGAAGTGATATTGAAGAACAAAACCATGCACAAGAACCACATGATGAGTGGCACGAAGAGGCAATTGATGACTGGTTTGACACGCCTTCTGGTCAGGATGATGGATCCATTGAAAGGGTTGATACATTTTATACACCGGATGACGACAATGTTTATAGTATTGAACTCCGAGAACTGCTAAGCAG GAGGCGTGTCTCTAATCTGCTTAATAGCAGTTTCCGTCAGAGTCTAAACCAGCTAATACAATCTTATGTCGAAAGACAAGGTCATGCTTCTTTTGACTGGGATATGGATGAAGCATCCTCATACCCATCTGATGCAGAGCACGAGCAGCAGGAGAATGTTATTCGAGATGGGCCTCAGGAGGGAAATCCCTTTGCTATGCTTCCACCTCAAGAGGCACCTTCTCAGTCACATTGGAATCATGAAACCGAGCATCAGAATTTGCCTCGCCAAAATCCACATCACCCCATGGGAGAATTA GAGtgggatatcatcaatgaactgAAGATTGACATGGCTATACTTCACCAGAGGATGAACGATATGCAAAGGATGCTTCAAACATGCATGGAAATGCAAGTTGAGCTGCAGCGGTCGGTTCGCCAAGAAGTTTCTGCAGCCCTAAATAGATGCGCCGGTTCAACAG ATGTGGATGTTTGTGGGGATATTCTGTTGAACGATGAATCCAAATGGGATAACGTGAGAAAAGGATTATGTTGCTTGTGTTGTAATAACAATATAGATTCATTATTGTACAG GTGTGGCCACATGTGCACATGTTCAGAATGTGCAGAAAAATTGGTCCATGAAAAAGCGAAGTGTCCAATGTGTCTTGCACCAGTAGTGGAAGTGATCCGAGCTTTCTCTATACAGTAA